The following are encoded in a window of Panicum virgatum strain AP13 chromosome 5N, P.virgatum_v5, whole genome shotgun sequence genomic DNA:
- the LOC120672948 gene encoding cleavage stimulation factor subunit 77-like, whose protein sequence is MPEEKSGGGGGGGGGGGGHGDGGDIYNVQAAEILAKEALLLPINEAAPIYEKLLATFPTAAKYWKQYVEAYMATNNDEATKQIFSRCLLNCLHISLWRCYINFIRRINDKRGSEGLDETKKAFDFMLNYVGNDAASGPVWMEYITFLKSMPAVTHQEESHRMTTVRKVYQKAILVPTNHVEQLWKDYENFENSVSRTLAKGLLSEYQPKFNSAKAVYRERKKYIDDIDWNVLAIPPTGSYKEEQQSMAWKRLLAFEKGNPQRIDVTTANRRVTFTYEQCLMYLYHHPDIWYDYAMWHAKNGSIDSAAKIFQRALKAIPDSEVLKYAFAEMEESRGAIQTAKTIYESLLGENASVTSLANIQFIRFLRRTEGIEAARKYFLDARKSPSCTYHVYVAYATMAFCLDKDAKVAQSVFEAGLKRFMQEPGYILEYADFLCRLNDDRNVRALFERALSLLPPEKSIEVWKRFVQFEQTYGDLSSMLKVEQRRKEALSRTSEDVLSASENTLHDVVSRYSFMDLWPCSSKELDYLVRQEWLAKNTVKVDRSATLNTGSMIDKGTVGISARARSLPQSGKVVRPETSQMVIYDPRQMKGPEFSAATSGYTKEVEDMLKMLSPSTTSFIKNLPAIEGPSPDIDVVLSVLLQSTLPVAQNAGKAGVASELSGVGKSGLNQNGSVHRPPRERRKDAGRHRVQEEEDAATVQSQAAAPRDIFRLRQIQRSRGLGVGGAAAASQSGSSAFSFSGGGSAFSGDHSASTD, encoded by the exons ATGCCTGAAGAG AAAtcaggtggaggaggcggcggcggcggcggcggcggcggccatggcgatggcggcgaCATCTACAACGTCCAGGCCGCCGAGATCCTCGCCAAGGAGGCCCTC CTGCTCCCCATCAACGAGGCCGCCCCCATCTACGAGAAGCTTCTCGCCACCTTCCCCACGGCT GCCAAGTACTGGAAGCAGTATGTCGAAGCCTACATGGCCACCAACAATGACGAAGCCACCAAGCAGATTTTCAGCAGATGCCTGCTCAACTGCCTCCACATTAGCCTTTG GCGCTGTTACATCAACTTCATCAGGAGAATTAATGATAAAAGGGGCTCTGAGGGTCTCGATGAGACAAAAAAGGCCTTTGACTTCATGCTGAACTATGTTG GGAATGATGCCGCTTCTGGGCCTGTTTGGATGGAGTATATTACATTCTTGAAGTCAATGCCT GCTGTGACACACCAGGAAGAGTCGCATCGCATGACCACCGTACGTAAAGTGTACCAGAAAGCAATTTTAGTTCCAACTAATCATGTAGAACAGCTATGGAAGGATTATGAGAACTTCGAGAATTCCGTCAGCCGCACCTTG GCAAAAGGCTTATTATCTGAATATCAACCAAAATTTAACAGTGCTAAAGCTGTATATAGAGAGCGAAAAAaatacattgatgatattgatTGGAATGTGCTGGCCATCCCCCCTACAGGCTCTTACAAG GAAGAGCAACAGTCTATGGCATGGAAAAGACTCTTGGCATTTGAAAA GGGGAATCCGCAAAGGATAGATGTTACAACAGCTAATAGGCGTGTTACGTTTACTTATGAGCAA TGCCTGATGTATCTATATCACCATCCTGATATATGGTATGATTATGCTATGTGGCATGCGAAGAACGGTTCTATCGATTCAGCAGCCAAAATATTTCAGCGTGCTCTAAAAGCGATCCCTG ATTCTGAAGTACTTAAGTATGCTTTTGCTGAAATGGAAGAGTCCAGAGGGGCAATACAG ACTGCGAAGACAATATACGAGTCTCTTCTAGGTGAAAATGCTAGCGTGACCTCACTCGCGAACATTCAG TTTATTCGGTTTCTAAGGAGAACTGAAGGCATTGAAGCAGCTCGTAAGTACTTTTTGGATGCTCGGAAGTCACCAAGCTGCACTTATCATGTGTATGTTGCTTATGCTACAATGGCATTCTGCCTTGACAAGGATGCAAAG GTGGCACAAAGTGTGTTTGAAGCAGGTTTAAAGAGATTTATGCAAGAGCCAGGATACATCCTTGA ATATGCGGACTTCCTGTGTCGTTTAAATGATGATAGAAATGTGCGTGCTTTGTTTGAGAGAGCACTAAGCTTACTTCCTCCTGAGAAATCCATAGAG GTATGGAAGCGGTTTGTTCAATTTGAGCAGACTTATGGGGACTTGTCAAGCATGCTTAAG GTTGAACAAAGAAGGAAGGAGGCTCTATCTAGGACATCAGAAGATGTCCTATCTGCAtcagaaaacacacttcatgacgTAGTTTCTCGATACAGTTTTATGGATCTTTGGCCATGTTCATCAAAAGAATTGGATTATCTAGTGAGACAAGAG TGGCTTGCAAAAAACACTGTTAAGGTTGACAGATCAGCTACGCTAAATACCGGTAGTATGATAG ATAAAGGTACTGTGGGAATTAGTGCAAGAGCAAGGTCGCTACCACAATCTGGAAAAGTTGTTCGTCCTGAGACTTCCCAAATGGTTATTTATGATCCGAGACAGATGAAAG GCCCAGAGTTTTCTGCGGCTACCAGTGGGTACACGAAGGAGGTTGAAGACATGCTTAAAATGCTATCTCCGTCGACTACGTctttcatcaagaatttgcctGCTATTGAAG GTCCATCGCCGGATATTGATGTGGTGCTCAGTGTGCTGCTGCAGAGCACATTGCCAGTCGCACAGAATGCTGGGAAAGCAGGTGTCGCGAGCGAGCTCTCAGGCGTCGGCAAATCTGGACTAAACCAGAATGGATCTGTCCATAGACCTccaagagagagaagaaaggaTGCTGGAA GGCACCGGGTGCAGGAGGAAGAGGATGCGGCCACGGTACAGAGCCAAGCCGCAGCGCCAAGGGACATATTCAGGCTTCGGCAGATCCAGAGGAGCCGTGGGTTGGGCGTGGGtggtgccgccgctgcctcgcaATCTGGATCCTCGGCATTCTCCTTCTCCGGCGGTGGAAGCGCCTTCTCCGGGGACCACTCTGCGAGCACAGACTAG
- the LOC120672949 gene encoding transcription factor MUTE-like → MSHIAVERNRRRQMNDHLKVLRSLTPALYIKRGDQASIIGGAIDFIRELQQVLESLEARKRRRSSTSTSGGGFSPSPTPSPRSHLVAFSSSSGCSAATTSSTSSPPVLLPGKALLPAVKELAACCNSPAADVEASISGANVLLRTLSRRAPGQAAGMVALLEALHLEVLHLNISTMEDTVLHSFVLKIGLECQLSVEDLAYEVQQTFVCFREQQQQQDQEQQPDHQLPQENLMYSAMTI, encoded by the exons ATGTCGCACATCGCGGTGGAGCGCAACCGGCGGCGGCAGATGAACGACCACCTCAAGGTGCTGCGCTCCCTGACGCCGGCGCTCTACATCAAGCGCGGCGACCAGGCCTCCATCATCGGCGGCGCCATCGACTTCATCCGGGAGCTGCAGCAGGTGCTCGAGTCCCTCGAGGCCCGCAAGAGGcgccgcagcagcaccagcaccagcggcggcggcttcagCCCCAGCCCCACGCCCAGCCCGCGCTCCCACCTCgtcgccttctcctcctcctccggctgcagcgccgccaccaccagcagcacctcGTCCCCGCCGGTACTGCTGCCCGGCAAGGCCCTGCTGCCGGCGGTCAAGGAACTCGCCGCCTGCTGCAACTCCCCCGCGGCCGACGTGGAGGCCAGTATCTCCGGCGCCAACGTCCTGCTGCGCACGCTCTCCCGCCGCGCGCCCGGACAGGCCGCCGGGATGGTCGCCCTGCTCGAGGCACTCCACCTCGAGGTGCTCCACCTCAACATCAGCACCATGGAAGACACCGTCCTCCACTCCTTCGTCCTCAAG ATCGGGCTCGAGTGCCAGCTCAGCGTCGAGGATCTTGCCTACGAGGTGCAGCAGACCTTCGTCTGCTTCCgggagcaacagcagcagcaggatcaGGAGCAGCAGCCGGACCACCAGCTGCCGCAGGAGAATCTCATGTACTCAGCCATGACCATATGA